The nucleotide window TTTGTTGATGTAACGTGTTCTGAGACCACGAGCGAGCTGATGATTCTCTATAAATAGAAACACATTAAATAGTTCCTTCCTTTGATGTGATCATCGACATGTGTTGCGTTTAACCCTCGggtcgtcttcccgtcaaaaaataaaggttttcttcaACACTTTTATCGCTTTCCCCCGACACTATttacactttttcaatgttgtggctgctttttttaaaaatgttttttccaaaatgatttgatatttcggcccattttttgtgataaaaaaactgaaaacgggtcagatttgccccgaggacaacatgaaggtatTCAGCGTATACACCCCGCTGCATGTCAACAGGAATATTCACATTCGTTcaatatattcatattcatcATCAGCCAAgttgagttttctttttaatttaacctttatttaacccgACAGGTTGTTGACGACAGGCTGTCATTAGCAACGGCGACCCGGTCGAgaataaagcaaaaacacacataacaacacacagTCTCGCTTTCAATACTTCAATATTTCACTCTTCAGTCAATACtaacaacaatacaaaatacaactggttacataaaatactgatttagatagatagagaagTTTTAGGCCTTTATGGACAGAACaactgaagaagtgaaagggggaggggggggggatgacatgcagcgaagggctgcaggtcggagttgtATCCAGACCTGTTGTGTCAGGTAGTAaccctctatatatgggcgcccgctctgcCAACTGAGCTCTCCTGGCACCCTGGAGGacaaaaaccaaacacataGTAATATGTTGTTCATATTAAGAGCCGGTGTTCTTGTGACAGGTCGTCTCTCCCAGCAGGTGTTTCCTCTCCAGATGAAGGTCTGGACTCTGCTATGAGTCAGtgtgaggacagagaggagggagtcCCTCCCTCTAAAACCACTGGACCTGGAcatggacctggacctggacctggacctgatCCTGAACCtggacccagctgtgtgtccttGAAGAGTGACCAGTCTATAGATTATATTATTGACTTTAAAGTTGGACAACCTGCTGATGGAAGGTTAGCATTTAAATCTTTATTATCTGACTCtaccagtggtgtagtctaaagtattgtagtgggtatactgtactgtgtatacagtatatatatatacgtatttatatatatatatatatggggcTTTTGGGAGAGGGGGGCATCATattgggtgggtgggggggtctgggggccCTCCATCAGGGACATTTTCAGCGTCaaagacttaatttcctgcattctgaaaACTTTTATCAACCAATTTACtgtggaaatacctttatttatttattatttatttaaccaatgcaaagataaaaagaagacaaacaagTACATCACACATTATGGATTTATAAATCTCTCTCAAACAGACCTTAATGTCATACAGCAGACAGAAAAACTGGGAAAAGtagtttttctacattttaaactgcttttcaggatgcagcagcagaaacCAGTATCTCATGGACCTGAACCTGGACCTGCATCAGTACCTGCATCAGGACCTGGATCtggacccagctgtgtgtccatgaagagTGACCAGTCTATGCCTGATATTATAAACTTTAAAGTTGGACAACCTGCTGATGGAAGGTTAGTATCTGACTCTTAGAAGATGATTTGCTGTCTAACTTCTGCCATGTCGTTGTGTCTTCATCTTAGTACCTTAACACCTTCAGCCTCTTAAGAAACGCTTGACATTCCATGCTTTTTTACTCTAAACGTCATACCCAAATTAGAAGTGGTGAAACTCCCATtgactttggccctctggggcGTGCATGATATCATTGGAAAGGGAACATCCTCAAGTCTCTGATACAAGTGTCAAGTTTattctaggccttactgacacagaggtACAGAGGCTAGAATGGAGGTTTGAGACGTTAAATGTCTCTAAACGTGACATTTCTTCACAGAGTGGACCAGGAGAGCTCAGAGGGTCCCAGTGGTCAGTCTGCCCAGCAGCATCAAACCCACCTGGACTCCATCTTTATGGTCTGTACATGGACAACAACTACTTTTACATCTATTCTGTCCAACATGGATCTGATGTGTGCTTCCATGATTTCACTTTAATTTGGTCATTCAAATAATCTTCTGttccagctgctggaggacAACATCTTCACTTTTGTGAAGAACGAGCTGAAGAAGATCCAGAGGGTTCTGAGTGCAGATTACCCAGAATGCTTAGAGAGTCAGAGAAAGGATGAGGAGGTGTTGGACGGTGAGgatgaagagcagaggaggagcagcagagaggCATTTCTGAAGATCACACTGCACTTCCTGAGGAGAATGAAGCAGGAGGAGCTGGCTGACCTTCTGCAGAGCAGTAAGAGGATTTCTCTAAAGAGTTAACATGCTGGATGAACGGGATATTTGTctcaaaatatttaacaaaatatattcatGTACTCATTCTCTGAGGAAATGTTGAATCACGTTCTTTGTCTTAATGATCttctttgttgtgtgttcattcaGGAAGTTATCGTGGAGTTTGTAAGCGTAAACTCAAATCTAACCAGCAGAAGACgttccagtgtgtgtttgaggggatTGCTAAAGCAGGAAACCCAACCCTTCTGAATCAGATGTTCACAGAGATCTACCTCATGGAGGGAGGGGCTGCAGAGGTCAATGATGAACATGAGGTCAGACAGATTGAAACAGCATCCAGGAAACCAGACAGACCAGAAACAACCATCAGACAAgaagacatctttaaaaccccacctggaagagatgaaccaatcagaaccgTGATGACAAAGGGAGTGGCTGGCATCGGGAAAACAGTCTTAACACAGAAGTTCACTCTGGACTGGGCTGAAGGCAAAGCCAACCAGGACATCCAGTTCACATTCCCATTCACCTTCA belongs to Etheostoma cragini isolate CJK2018 unplaced genomic scaffold, CSU_Ecrag_1.0 ScbMSFa_3014, whole genome shotgun sequence and includes:
- the LOC117940665 gene encoding tetra-peptide repeat homeobox protein 1-like — protein: MSQCEDREEGVPPSKTTGPGHGPGPGPGPDPEPGPSCVSLKSDQSIDYIIDFKVGQPADGRMQQQKPVSHGPEPGPASVPASGPGSGPSCVSMKSDQSMPDIINFKVGQPADGRLVSDS